The following are encoded in a window of Deinococcus aerophilus genomic DNA:
- a CDS encoding phage holin family protein: MEERKSMGGALVDVFDAGVTLVKSEINAIIRRLSAVAKAKGLGVVFLLAATGPLILALVFLILFVFYGLMRLGLGAWAAALLIALFSLVVTAVMVMMGIRKLGAEVETEEPHAHKTGPMTEDERLEAQYQAEQAARKRREEQFGTATAGATGTQAVAQPPRPASEGRLDATHNTGRIDPSRDNTSGPGHTVRASVEVPRDPGLYPAGENRFVSEDPKRATVRVEGGTSTVPVYESEADGRAQMYGNTLNEKLDRGEVPAANRAEPGIRTDDHHHDPALQNPVVLKDAPGIRVSTDPTYQEDIKKGKGES; the protein is encoded by the coding sequence ATGGAAGAACGCAAGAGTATGGGAGGAGCGCTCGTCGACGTGTTCGATGCGGGCGTCACCCTCGTAAAATCCGAGATCAACGCCATCATCCGCCGGCTGAGCGCGGTGGCCAAGGCCAAGGGCCTGGGCGTGGTGTTTTTGCTGGCGGCCACCGGGCCGCTGATTCTGGCGCTGGTCTTCCTGATTCTGTTCGTGTTCTATGGCCTGATGCGTCTGGGTCTGGGAGCGTGGGCCGCCGCCCTGCTGATCGCGCTGTTCAGCCTGGTGGTCACGGCGGTGATGGTCATGATGGGAATTCGCAAGCTGGGCGCCGAGGTGGAGACCGAAGAGCCGCACGCCCACAAGACCGGACCCATGACCGAGGACGAGCGTCTGGAAGCCCAGTATCAGGCCGAGCAGGCCGCCCGCAAACGCCGTGAGGAGCAGTTTGGTACCGCCACGGCGGGAGCGACCGGTACCCAGGCCGTGGCGCAGCCGCCCCGGCCCGCCTCCGAGGGCCGCCTGGACGCCACGCATAATACGGGCCGCATTGATCCCAGCCGGGACAACACTTCCGGACCCGGCCACACCGTGCGGGCCTCGGTGGAAGTGCCGCGCGATCCGGGGCTGTACCCTGCCGGAGAAAACCGCTTTGTCAGTGAGGACCCCAAACGGGCCACCGTGCGGGTAGAGGGCGGCACCTCCACCGTGCCGGTGTACGAGAGTGAGGCCGATGGCCGCGCGCAGATGTACGGCAACACCCTTAACGAGAAGCTGGACCGGGGCGAGGTGCCGGCAGCGAACCGCGCCGAGCCGGGTATCCGAACGGATGATCATCACCATGACCCCGCGCTGCAAAACCCCGTGGTCCTGAAGGACGCGCCGGGCATTCGGGTCAGCACCGATCCCACCTATCAGGAAGACATCAAAAAGGGCAAGGGTGAAAGTTGA
- a CDS encoding class I SAM-dependent methyltransferase, whose protein sequence is MQENLNPDVRGGPRLTLAQRSNSGEITARGYALWRARSLSLLSGVPFGLDREARLFRALCRPQPGEQWLDAGTSAGFYAGVLARAGCRVLAADLSAPMLREAARRETSPQIDWALMNLEASELPGASFDGITVGATLNETHDPARFLAELARLLRPGGQLWLMYVPRTGGPLQALLSRPALGGLNFPDPAWVARQLPGCSLVDGLGMGAVRFGRYLKT, encoded by the coding sequence ATGCAAGAAAACCTGAACCCAGACGTTCGCGGTGGGCCGCGCTTGACCCTCGCCCAGCGCAGCAATTCCGGGGAAATCACGGCGCGCGGATATGCGCTGTGGCGCGCGCGTTCGCTGTCGCTGCTCAGCGGTGTGCCCTTCGGGCTGGACCGCGAGGCGCGGCTGTTCCGGGCGCTGTGCCGGCCCCAGCCGGGCGAGCAGTGGCTGGATGCGGGGACCAGTGCGGGCTTCTACGCGGGCGTGCTGGCCCGCGCGGGCTGCCGGGTGCTGGCCGCCGATCTCAGCGCCCCGATGCTGCGCGAGGCGGCCCGGCGCGAGACCAGCCCACAGATCGACTGGGCGCTGATGAATCTGGAAGCCAGCGAACTGCCCGGCGCCAGCTTCGATGGCATCACCGTGGGCGCGACCCTCAACGAAACGCACGATCCGGCGCGTTTTCTGGCTGAACTGGCCCGCCTGCTGCGGCCCGGCGGTCAGCTGTGGCTGATGTACGTACCGCGCACGGGCGGCCCCCTGCAGGCCCTGCTGTCGCGCCCGGCGCTGGGTGGGCTGAATTTTCCCGACCCCGCGTGGGTGGCCCGCCAGCTGCCCGGCTGCTCACTGGTGGATGGCCTGGGCATGGGTGCGGTCCGGTTCGGACGGTACCTGAAAACCTGA
- a CDS encoding phytoene/squalene synthase family protein, with product MTLSSSDQPPLQAVAYCQRVTQEHSKTFYLGSRFFPLRQRQAVWAVYAACRDGDDIADDTGTGDAVTEAQLNDWWQRVQAAFAGRGGPHPVDTALAWAARTYPIPLSAFAELHEGLRMDLRCHVYRDMDDLTLYCRRVAGVIGFMIAPVSGYNGGEQTLHHALMLGQAMQLTNILRDVGEDLERGRVYLPQSLLDRHGVSRADLERGEVTPEYCALVTELSTLARRWYAEGRVGIPMLHGSARLAVAAAARAYEGILDDLERSGYDNFRRRAHVSGPRKLLMLPRAWWELCAATPLGPRA from the coding sequence GTGACGCTCTCCTCCTCAGACCAACCGCCCCTCCAGGCGGTGGCGTACTGCCAGAGGGTCACGCAGGAACACAGCAAAACCTTCTACCTGGGATCACGCTTCTTTCCGCTGCGCCAGCGCCAGGCGGTGTGGGCGGTGTACGCCGCGTGCCGGGACGGCGACGACATCGCCGACGACACCGGCACCGGGGACGCCGTTACCGAAGCGCAGCTGAACGACTGGTGGCAGCGCGTGCAGGCGGCCTTTGCCGGGCGCGGGGGCCCGCATCCGGTGGACACGGCGCTCGCGTGGGCCGCCCGGACCTACCCCATTCCGCTCTCGGCCTTTGCCGAACTGCACGAGGGCCTGCGCATGGACCTGCGCTGCCACGTCTACCGTGACATGGATGACCTCACGCTGTACTGCCGCCGGGTGGCGGGCGTGATCGGGTTCATGATTGCGCCCGTCAGCGGCTACAACGGCGGCGAGCAGACCCTTCACCACGCGCTGATGCTGGGGCAGGCCATGCAGCTCACCAACATCCTGCGTGACGTGGGCGAGGATCTGGAACGTGGACGCGTTTACCTGCCCCAGAGCCTGCTGGACCGCCATGGCGTGTCGCGCGCCGATCTGGAGCGCGGCGAGGTCACGCCGGAATACTGCGCGCTCGTTACCGAACTCAGCACCCTGGCCCGTCGGTGGTACGCCGAGGGCCGGGTGGGCATTCCGATGCTGCATGGCAGCGCCCGGCTGGCTGTGGCGGCGGCGGCGCGGGCCTACGAGGGCATTCTGGATGATCTGGAGCGCTCGGGCTATGACAATTTCCGGCGCCGCGCCCATGTCAGCGGCCCCCGCAAACTGCTGATGCTGCCGCGCGCATGGTGGGAACTGTGCGCGGCCACGCCCCTCGGTCCGCGGGCCTGA
- the crtI gene encoding phytoene desaturase family protein: MTAFPTSPDLKSPRACGRKTAVIIGSGIGGLSLGIRLQSLGFDTTILERLDAPGGRAYQKRTDDGYVFDMGPTVITVPHFIEELFASERDRAMLAEPDYPPHTLAEGARVKTGESGGPRTREYVQLVPILPFYRIYFDDGTFFDYDGDPDSTRRQIAELAPEDLEGYERFHEDARAIFERGFLELGYTHFGDVAAMLRVVPDLMRLDAVRTLFSFTSKYFQNPKMRQVFSFETLLVGGNPLSVPAIYAMIHFVEKTWGIHYAMGGTGALVRAFVQKFEELGGQIRYGAGVEEILVRDRRGQPVRRPVGQRTARGVRLEGGEELHADIVVSNGDWANTYLKRVPAAARLVNTDVRVKAARQSMSLLVIYFGFRDDPDRPLQLRHHNIILGPRYEALLTEIFGDKVLGQDFSQYLHVPTLTDPSLAPPGHHAAYTLVPVPHNASGLNWEVEGPKLVERVYTFLEERGYIPDLRARLTHSEFITPDYFAGTLDSHLGNAFGPEPILAQSAYFRPHNRSEDVGNLYMVGAGAQPGGGTPSVMMSAKMTARLIAQDFGIHPDVRDGVPGSAPEHEAAPQTGAAGAAD; the protein is encoded by the coding sequence ATGACTGCATTCCCCACGTCCCCTGACCTCAAGTCGCCCCGCGCCTGCGGACGCAAGACCGCCGTGATCATCGGCTCGGGCATCGGTGGCCTCTCGCTGGGCATTCGCCTGCAGAGCCTGGGCTTTGACACCACCATCCTGGAACGGCTGGACGCTCCGGGGGGCCGCGCCTACCAGAAGCGCACCGACGACGGTTACGTGTTCGATATGGGCCCGACCGTGATCACGGTGCCCCATTTCATCGAGGAGCTGTTCGCGTCGGAACGCGACAGGGCCATGCTCGCCGAACCGGATTACCCGCCCCACACCCTGGCCGAGGGAGCGCGCGTGAAGACCGGCGAGAGCGGCGGTCCCCGCACCCGCGAATACGTGCAATTGGTGCCGATTCTGCCCTTCTACCGCATCTATTTTGATGACGGCACCTTCTTCGATTACGACGGTGACCCGGACAGCACCCGCCGTCAGATCGCGGAACTGGCCCCCGAGGACCTGGAAGGCTACGAACGCTTTCACGAGGACGCCCGCGCCATTTTCGAGCGCGGCTTCCTGGAACTCGGCTATACCCACTTTGGCGACGTGGCGGCCATGCTGCGGGTGGTGCCGGACCTGATGCGCCTGGACGCCGTTCGCACGCTGTTCTCGTTTACCAGCAAATATTTTCAGAATCCCAAGATGCGGCAGGTCTTTTCGTTTGAGACGCTGCTGGTGGGCGGCAACCCCCTGAGCGTGCCGGCCATCTACGCCATGATCCACTTTGTGGAGAAAACCTGGGGCATCCACTACGCCATGGGCGGCACCGGAGCGCTGGTCCGCGCGTTCGTGCAGAAATTTGAGGAACTGGGCGGCCAGATTCGCTACGGCGCGGGGGTCGAAGAGATCCTGGTCCGCGACCGCCGGGGCCAGCCGGTGCGCCGCCCGGTGGGTCAGCGGACTGCCCGTGGGGTGCGGCTTGAAGGCGGCGAGGAACTGCACGCCGATATCGTCGTGAGCAACGGCGACTGGGCCAACACCTATCTCAAGCGCGTTCCCGCCGCGGCCCGACTGGTCAACACCGACGTGCGCGTCAAGGCGGCCCGCCAGAGCATGAGCCTGCTCGTCATCTACTTCGGCTTCCGTGACGATCCGGACCGCCCGCTGCAGCTGCGCCACCACAACATCATCCTGGGGCCGCGCTATGAGGCGCTGCTCACCGAGATTTTCGGGGACAAGGTGCTGGGCCAGGACTTTAGTCAGTACCTGCACGTGCCCACCCTGACCGACCCCAGCCTGGCCCCCCCCGGCCACCACGCCGCCTACACGCTGGTCCCTGTGCCCCACAACGCCAGCGGCCTGAACTGGGAGGTGGAGGGACCGAAGCTGGTGGAGCGCGTATACACCTTTCTGGAAGAGCGCGGCTACATCCCGGACCTGCGCGCACGCCTCACGCACAGCGAGTTCATCACGCCCGACTACTTTGCCGGCACACTGGACAGCCACCTGGGCAACGCCTTCGGCCCGGAGCCGATCCTGGCCCAGAGTGCGTACTTCCGTCCGCACAACCGCTCGGAGGACGTGGGCAACCTGTACATGGTGGGAGCGGGCGCACAGCCCGGCGGCGGTACCCCCAGCGTGATGATGTCGGCCAAGATGACGGCCCGCCTGATCGCTCAGGACTTCGGCATCCACCCGGACGTGCGCGACGGAGTGCCCGGCTCCGCTCCGGAACACGAGGCGGCGCCGCAGACCGGGGCAGCTGGAGCCGCCGACTGA
- a CDS encoding NAD-dependent succinate-semialdehyde dehydrogenase: MTTIQNDPVTRSQAYFDGGWHTTPRTFEVFHPGNGQSIGAVADCTADDARRAIDAAEIALKEWRAVNPYVRGQILRRWNDLMLAHKEELARLMTLEMGKPITETRGEVHYAASFIEWCAEEAGRIAGERIPMRFNHKRGFSNAEPVGIVYAVTPWNFPAGMITRKAAPALAAGCVMILKPAEQSPMTALYLAELWLEAGGPANTLQVLPTNDAPAFTAPFMEDRRVRKLTFTGSTAVGRLLYTQAAQTIKRVSLELGGHAPFLIFADADLDKAAREVVGSKFRNAGQTCISTNRVYVQREVAGEFTRLLTEKTARLTLGDPLQDGTGVGPVVEQAGLDKVKAQVADALQRGAKATTGGEATGGLYFQPTVLTDVHPDSLILREETFGPVAPVVVFDTEEEGLRLANDSEYGLAAYAYTSDLGRAWRLAEALEYGIVGINDGTPSNGAPQVPFGGMKNSGVGREGGHWGLDEYLETKFISMGV, encoded by the coding sequence ATGACGACCATCCAGAACGATCCCGTGACCCGCAGCCAGGCCTACTTTGACGGCGGCTGGCACACCACGCCCCGGACCTTCGAGGTGTTTCACCCCGGCAACGGCCAGAGCATCGGCGCGGTGGCCGACTGCACGGCGGACGATGCCCGGCGGGCCATTGACGCCGCCGAGATCGCCCTGAAGGAATGGCGCGCGGTCAATCCCTACGTGCGCGGTCAGATCCTGCGCCGCTGGAACGACCTGATGCTCGCTCACAAGGAAGAGCTTGCCCGGCTGATGACCCTGGAAATGGGCAAGCCGATCACCGAGACGCGCGGCGAGGTGCATTACGCCGCCTCCTTCATCGAGTGGTGTGCCGAGGAAGCAGGACGCATCGCCGGAGAGCGCATTCCCATGCGCTTTAACCACAAGCGCGGCTTTTCCAATGCCGAGCCGGTGGGCATCGTGTACGCCGTGACTCCCTGGAACTTTCCCGCCGGCATGATCACGCGCAAGGCGGCCCCCGCGCTCGCCGCCGGGTGCGTGATGATTCTCAAGCCCGCCGAGCAGAGCCCCATGACCGCGCTGTATCTGGCCGAGCTGTGGCTGGAAGCAGGCGGCCCCGCCAACACCCTGCAGGTGCTGCCCACCAACGACGCCCCCGCCTTCACCGCACCGTTCATGGAAGACCGGCGTGTGCGCAAGCTGACCTTCACCGGGTCCACGGCGGTGGGGCGCCTGCTGTACACCCAGGCTGCCCAGACCATCAAGCGCGTCTCGCTGGAACTCGGCGGGCACGCTCCCTTCCTGATCTTTGCAGACGCCGACCTGGACAAGGCGGCCCGCGAGGTGGTGGGCAGCAAGTTCCGCAACGCCGGACAGACCTGCATCAGCACCAACCGGGTGTACGTGCAGCGCGAGGTGGCCGGGGAATTTACCCGCCTGCTGACCGAGAAGACCGCCCGGCTGACCCTGGGCGATCCCCTTCAGGACGGCACGGGGGTCGGTCCGGTGGTGGAACAGGCCGGACTGGACAAGGTGAAGGCGCAGGTGGCCGACGCCCTGCAGCGCGGCGCGAAGGCGACCACCGGCGGCGAGGCCACGGGCGGCCTGTACTTTCAGCCCACCGTCCTGACCGATGTTCACCCCGATTCGCTGATTCTGCGCGAGGAAACCTTCGGGCCGGTGGCCCCGGTGGTCGTGTTCGACACCGAGGAAGAGGGACTGCGCCTCGCCAACGACTCCGAGTACGGACTGGCCGCCTACGCCTACACCTCTGATCTGGGCCGGGCATGGCGTTTGGCCGAGGCGCTGGAATACGGCATCGTGGGCATCAACGACGGCACGCCCAGCAACGGCGCTCCCCAGGTGCCCTTTGGCGGCATGAAGAACAGCGGTGTGGGCCGGGAAGGCGGGCACTGGGGTCTGGACGAGTACCTGGAAACCAAATTCATCAGCATGGGCGTCTGA
- a CDS encoding DUF808 domain-containing protein, with translation MSGGLVALLDDVAAIAKLAAASIDDIGAAAGKAGVKAVGVVVDDTAVTPRYVTGFTPERELPIIWRIARGSLRNKVVFILPAALLLSQFVPWIITPILMLGGAYLCYEGAEKLYEAVSGHHDTPDAGVATLSGPAHEEKMVAGAIRTDFILSAEIMAISLAEVTNEPFVSRALILVLVALLITALVYGVVALIVKTDDFGLKLTQSDSGAARSVGRGLVKGMPVVMAALSVIGTAAMLWVGGHILTGGLEEFGFGWPAHTLHDLALSAGHAVPAFAEGTVEWLVETLGSALVGILVGGLIVAVMQLRPRRANAH, from the coding sequence ATGAGCGGCGGCTTGGTGGCGCTGCTCGACGACGTGGCGGCCATCGCTAAACTGGCCGCCGCCTCTATTGACGACATCGGGGCGGCGGCGGGCAAGGCCGGCGTTAAGGCGGTTGGGGTGGTCGTGGACGACACGGCCGTCACGCCCCGGTATGTCACGGGCTTTACCCCCGAGCGCGAACTGCCGATCATCTGGCGCATTGCCCGGGGATCGCTGCGCAACAAGGTCGTGTTTATCCTGCCGGCCGCGCTGCTGCTCAGCCAGTTTGTGCCGTGGATCATCACCCCGATCCTGATGCTCGGCGGAGCCTACCTGTGTTACGAGGGGGCCGAGAAGCTGTACGAGGCGGTCTCGGGCCACCACGACACCCCGGACGCTGGGGTCGCCACGCTGTCCGGCCCGGCCCACGAGGAAAAGATGGTGGCAGGCGCCATCCGCACCGATTTCATCCTCTCGGCGGAGATCATGGCGATCTCCCTGGCCGAGGTCACCAACGAGCCCTTTGTCTCGCGGGCGCTGATCCTGGTGCTTGTGGCCCTGCTGATCACCGCGCTGGTGTACGGCGTGGTGGCCCTGATCGTGAAAACCGACGACTTCGGCCTGAAACTGACCCAGAGCGACTCCGGCGCGGCCCGCTCGGTCGGACGCGGACTGGTCAAGGGCATGCCGGTGGTGATGGCGGCGCTGTCGGTGATCGGCACGGCGGCCATGCTGTGGGTGGGCGGGCACATCCTCACCGGCGGGCTGGAGGAGTTCGGGTTCGGGTGGCCGGCCCACACCCTGCATGACCTTGCCCTGAGCGCCGGCCACGCGGTGCCCGCCTTTGCCGAGGGCACGGTGGAGTGGCTGGTTGAAACCCTGGGGTCGGCGCTCGTGGGCATTCTGGTGGGAGGCCTGATCGTGGCCGTCATGCAGTTGCGTCCCCGCCGGGCCAATGCCCACTGA
- a CDS encoding alpha/beta hydrolase: MQSQEWKVPGAPVNGYLWAAPHPRGAVLIAHGFGEYAARYVDHYYALIPTLVASGFSVYAYDQRGHGHSQGPRAVADMNLLVEDHLKARETLRSRPGDDQDQPVFALGHSMGGLITAASAARDPRGLSGVILSSPSLLVGQNNPPLVRRLAPLLARIAPAAPTTQLDTDGLSRLPEEVAAYKADPLVYHGKVPALSAATMLGLSQKLWPQYASWRLPTLVVHGTADTITDPSGSQRFIETIASADKTLIAQEGGYHELLNDRPRAEIRQAILDWLLQRS, translated from the coding sequence ATGCAAAGTCAGGAATGGAAGGTGCCCGGTGCGCCGGTCAACGGTTATCTCTGGGCTGCGCCGCATCCGCGCGGCGCGGTGCTGATTGCCCACGGATTCGGCGAGTACGCGGCGCGGTATGTGGACCACTATTACGCCCTGATTCCCACCCTGGTCGCCAGCGGCTTCAGCGTGTATGCCTACGACCAGCGCGGTCACGGCCACTCGCAGGGACCTCGGGCGGTGGCCGACATGAACCTGCTGGTGGAAGACCACCTGAAAGCGCGTGAGACGCTGCGTTCCCGCCCCGGCGACGATCAGGACCAGCCGGTCTTTGCGCTGGGCCACAGCATGGGGGGCCTGATCACGGCGGCCAGCGCCGCCCGCGACCCACGCGGCCTCAGCGGAGTGATTCTGTCCAGCCCTTCTCTGCTCGTCGGTCAGAACAATCCGCCGTTGGTGCGCAGGCTGGCTCCGCTGCTCGCCAGGATCGCTCCTGCGGCCCCCACCACCCAGCTGGACACCGACGGACTGTCGCGCCTGCCCGAAGAAGTGGCGGCGTACAAGGCGGATCCGCTGGTGTATCACGGCAAGGTTCCAGCCCTGAGCGCTGCAACCATGCTGGGGCTGAGCCAGAAGCTGTGGCCGCAGTATGCGTCGTGGCGGCTGCCGACCCTGGTCGTCCACGGCACCGCCGACACCATCACCGATCCCAGCGGCAGCCAGCGGTTCATAGAGACCATTGCCAGCGCCGATAAGACCCTGATTGCTCAGGAGGGCGGCTACCATGAGCTGCTCAATGACCGGCCACGCGCCGAGATCCGGCAGGCCATTCTGGACTGGCTGCTCCAGCGCTCCTAG
- a CDS encoding OsmC family protein — protein MADIARKADAQWMGDLKHGKGNISTESGTVSNAQYSFGTRFENGTGTNPEELLAAAHAGCFTMQLCAILAGHGHDPQDVRTDATCEMVKDGPGFKVSTMRLKVRGKVGNIDQAEFEKHVAQAADSCPMSRVMKGNVEIVHEAVLE, from the coding sequence ATGGCAGATATTGCGAGAAAAGCAGATGCACAGTGGATGGGCGACCTGAAGCACGGCAAGGGCAACATCAGCACCGAGAGCGGAACGGTCAGCAATGCCCAGTACTCCTTCGGCACCCGTTTTGAGAACGGTACCGGCACCAACCCCGAGGAACTGCTTGCCGCCGCGCACGCCGGCTGCTTCACCATGCAGCTGTGCGCCATTCTCGCGGGCCACGGCCACGATCCCCAGGACGTGCGGACAGACGCCACCTGCGAGATGGTCAAGGACGGCCCCGGCTTCAAGGTCAGCACCATGCGCCTGAAGGTTCGCGGCAAGGTCGGCAACATTGATCAGGCCGAGTTCGAGAAGCACGTGGCCCAGGCCGCCGATTCCTGCCCCATGAGCCGGGTCATGAAGGGCAATGTGGAGATCGTCCACGAGGCCGTGCTGGAGTAA
- a CDS encoding S8 family peptidase → MMPNFLRNLALLTTGLSLLSACGTTAGSDGTRLAPQATINFKIAESVGSRGAWIIGSRGAWIIGQQASTVAGLDNTFPENMGAWQQIRLPQAHAKTPSMGSGVLVAVIDTGIDLDHPAFEGKLIGSGAWRDWVDGDRIPDDEGNYNDPSLVGYGHGTNVASILTQVAPKVKILPLRVLSSNGTGTIADIVAAIDYAITQKVQIINMSVGTDVSTDVDLAVKRATAKGIYVVASSGNTGDRRVTAPARYATLSDTSAALSLSVGSVNRHDIRSEFSTYGPKLELLAPGEGMMGAAPEGMTEAWSGTSMTAPIASGVIALALGELPPGQRAKWINKVANQLALTADPVDAVNAPDLIGHLGKGRINAERFINSVLP, encoded by the coding sequence ATGATGCCTAACTTTTTGCGGAATCTGGCGCTGCTCACCACCGGCCTCTCCCTGCTGTCTGCCTGCGGCACCACCGCTGGTTCTGACGGTACGCGGCTTGCCCCACAGGCCACCATCAACTTCAAAATCGCAGAGTCGGTGGGTTCCCGCGGTGCGTGGATCATTGGTTCCCGCGGCGCGTGGATCATTGGGCAGCAGGCGTCCACGGTGGCAGGACTGGACAACACCTTTCCCGAGAACATGGGAGCCTGGCAGCAAATTCGACTGCCCCAGGCCCACGCAAAGACCCCGAGCATGGGCAGCGGCGTTCTGGTGGCCGTCATTGACACCGGTATAGATCTCGACCACCCGGCTTTCGAGGGCAAGCTGATCGGCTCTGGTGCCTGGCGGGACTGGGTGGACGGTGACCGCATTCCCGATGACGAGGGCAACTACAACGATCCGAGCCTCGTGGGATACGGACACGGCACAAATGTGGCGAGCATCCTGACGCAGGTGGCGCCCAAGGTCAAGATCCTGCCTCTGCGCGTGCTGTCTTCCAACGGCACCGGCACGATTGCCGACATCGTTGCGGCCATCGACTACGCCATAACGCAGAAGGTCCAGATCATCAACATGTCCGTGGGAACCGACGTGTCTACAGATGTTGATCTTGCCGTGAAGCGCGCCACGGCCAAGGGAATCTACGTGGTGGCATCCAGTGGAAATACCGGAGACCGCCGCGTCACCGCACCCGCCCGTTACGCCACCCTCTCGGATACGTCGGCGGCCCTGTCGCTGAGCGTGGGCAGCGTGAACCGGCACGACATTCGCTCCGAGTTCAGCACCTACGGTCCGAAGCTGGAACTGCTGGCTCCGGGTGAGGGCATGATGGGGGCGGCACCGGAGGGCATGACCGAAGCCTGGAGCGGGACAAGCATGACGGCTCCCATTGCCAGCGGCGTCATTGCCCTTGCTCTTGGGGAGCTTCCCCCGGGGCAGAGGGCCAAGTGGATCAACAAGGTTGCCAATCAGCTCGCCCTGACTGCCGATCCGGTGGACGCTGTTAACGCACCGGACCTGATAGGTCACCTGGGCAAAGGCCGGATCAACGCAGAGCGGTTCATCAATTCCGTTCTGCCCTGA
- a CDS encoding S8 family peptidase, producing the protein MRLFVKHTGPLAVLTLLLAACSSLPAPQSDQPASRLGAQGSSSKGYLLQVKATSATTPAKLAAAYPGSTLLSLQSAQGYALLAVDSYKPSSDILSAEKNVKVKQGDASVGAQGFTTWAGGFTAWAGGFTAWAGGTTTNTSFSENSAIWNRINLGSAQQLIPELGKGVTIAVIDSGLDLNHPAFQGKLDLNNDYDYVDNDTVPQDVNPNTDGTYASGYGHGTAVAGVILQIAPNATLLPLRVLSPDGSGDVSNVISAIERATSAGAKIINLSLGSMTDVRALNTAIGSAAQKGVIFFSSTGNTGDTAVTYPAANSMVLNNTGIGQIGVGSVSPVLLKSSFSTYGQVEMTAIGENVKTLFPGGLTVRASGTSFSAPMAAGVAALVISTSQTGFYPNQSTALLKNMLNTAQPTLDPVYGQQLGSGTLNALSLVKLYR; encoded by the coding sequence ATGAGACTTTTCGTGAAACACACAGGACCCCTCGCTGTCCTGACCCTTCTCCTCGCGGCGTGTAGCAGCCTGCCTGCGCCGCAGAGTGACCAGCCGGCATCCCGTCTGGGTGCTCAGGGCAGCAGTTCCAAGGGATACCTGCTGCAAGTGAAGGCAACCTCGGCCACCACCCCCGCCAAGCTCGCCGCTGCCTACCCGGGCAGCACCCTACTGAGCCTTCAATCCGCACAGGGGTACGCGCTGCTGGCTGTAGACAGCTACAAGCCCAGCAGCGACATCCTCAGTGCTGAGAAGAACGTCAAAGTCAAACAGGGCGACGCCAGTGTGGGCGCCCAGGGCTTCACCACGTGGGCGGGCGGTTTTACTGCGTGGGCCGGTGGTTTCACTGCATGGGCCGGCGGCACCACCACCAACACCAGTTTCAGTGAAAACAGCGCCATCTGGAACCGCATCAACCTCGGCAGCGCGCAACAGCTTATTCCGGAACTCGGTAAAGGCGTCACGATTGCTGTCATAGACAGCGGTCTGGACCTCAACCACCCGGCTTTCCAGGGCAAACTGGATCTCAACAACGACTATGATTATGTCGACAATGACACCGTTCCGCAGGACGTCAACCCGAATACCGATGGCACCTACGCATCCGGATATGGTCACGGCACCGCTGTGGCCGGCGTGATCCTGCAGATTGCTCCCAATGCCACCCTGTTGCCTCTGAGGGTGCTCAGCCCGGACGGCAGCGGAGACGTGTCAAACGTGATCTCGGCCATTGAGCGTGCGACGAGCGCGGGCGCCAAGATCATCAACCTCAGCCTGGGAAGCATGACCGATGTCCGGGCCCTGAATACCGCCATCGGCTCCGCTGCACAAAAAGGCGTCATCTTCTTTTCTTCCACCGGCAATACCGGCGACACCGCCGTCACCTATCCGGCTGCAAACTCAATGGTCCTGAACAATACCGGCATTGGTCAGATTGGGGTGGGCAGCGTGAGCCCAGTGCTGCTGAAGTCCAGCTTCAGTACCTATGGTCAGGTAGAGATGACCGCCATCGGGGAAAACGTCAAGACCCTCTTTCCTGGAGGACTTACCGTTCGTGCCAGCGGCACTTCCTTTTCTGCGCCCATGGCTGCCGGTGTGGCGGCCCTGGTTATTTCTACCTCTCAGACGGGGTTCTATCCGAACCAGTCCACGGCTCTGTTGAAGAACATGCTGAACACCGCGCAGCCCACACTGGATCCGGTGTACGGCCAGCAACTGGGCAGCGGCACCCTGAACGCCCTGTCGCTCGTGAAGCTCTACCGATAA